The sequence TTCCTTTAACTGCTGGTCTACCCAGTCGATAGAAAGAAATCCCTTGGATTCGCCTATACCTTTGACTACTTTACCCTTTATTTTCATTTTTTCAGGACTCTTATGTCCCTGTATCCTCCTGGCTCCCCCATCTCCTGAAAAGTTTTGCGTCTATAGAAAATATATCAAGCGCCTTCCCGACAGTTTGATTTATTATATCATCAATGGTTTTTGGCATATGATAAAAAGCTGGAACAGGGGGCATAATAATACCACCCAGTCGAGTCACCTTCATCATCAACTCAAGATGCCCCTCATGTAATGGTGTTTCTCTTACAAGAAGTAAAAGTTTTCTCCGTTCTTTAAGTGTTACATCTGCCGCTCTGATAAGGAGATTGTAGTTAAAAGAATTTGCAATTGCAGATAATGTCTTTATTGTGCAGGGGGCAACAATCATACCGTCCACTTTAAAGGAACCGCTTGCAATAGCTGCTCCGATATCATTAACATCATATATTACATCGGCTAATAATTCCAAGGATTGTACACTGTATTCCGTCTCAATTTCCAGATTTTTTACTGCAGATTCTGTAATCACAAGGTGCGTTTCAACCCCTGCCTCACGGAGGGCTTTTAGCATCTTTATCCCATATACTACACCGGTTGCCCCTGATATCCCGACAATAATTTTACTCATTGTATTACCCCGCGGTGAGATCTATAATCTTCTTAACCCTTTCGCTGTCTCCCTTTACTACATGTGCCCGTTCTTTTATCAATTTCCCCTGAACCGTGGCATTGATGCCTATTTTTCCAACACCGTTGCCACCCTCAGACTGAGGATCGATGGGTTGCCCCTGAAGACCGTCAACAATGATAAAATCCTCGCTTGGGGAACATCTCGTAATTACTGCCCATTCTACATCTCTTAAATCTTCCGGGTTTACATCATCATCTACAATTACCGCCTTTTTAACCATCGGAAAGGAAAGCAGAAACATGATCAAGCTGCGTATCTTATATCTTTCTACATTTCCCACATTC is a genomic window of Pseudomonadota bacterium containing:
- a CDS encoding UbiX family flavin prenyltransferase; protein product: MSKIIVGISGATGVVYGIKMLKALREAGVETHLVITESAVKNLEIETEYSVQSLELLADVIYDVNDIGAAIASGSFKVDGMIVAPCTIKTLSAIANSFNYNLLIRAADVTLKERRKLLLLVRETPLHEGHLELMMKVTRLGGIIMPPVPAFYHMPKTIDDIINQTVGKALDIFSIDAKLFRRWGSQEDTGT